The stretch of DNA GATCGGCCCACGGTCGCGCGTCGATGCCCACGACCTGATGACCGGCCTCGTGCAGCTCGAGCGCCACCCGCCGCGCCACGTGCCCCGACATGCCTGGGATGAGCACCCTCATCGCACGAGCCCCTTGCGGTTCTCGCGGCCGTTCTCGATGAGCGAGGCGATCTTGTTCTTCACCTGCTCCACGTAGCCGTTGATGACGCCGTCGTCCTCGTTGCCGTTGCCCTGAAAGTGCATCGGCTCGCCGTAATAGACCTCGAGGCCCACCGGCAGCGGCAGCATCACGCCGTAGGGCGTCACCGGGATGTACGGCACGCCCACCATGCGGCCGACCTTGTAGAGATTGGTCACGGTGGGGATCGCGTCGCCGCCGCCGATGAAGCCGAAGGGCACGATGGGCGACTGCGTCTTGAGCGCGAGCCGCATGAACCCGGTGCCGAAGTCCACCAGCGAGTAGCGCTCCTTGTAGAGCTTGGCGGTGCCGCGTGCGCCCTCGGGGAAGACGAGCAGCACGCGGTCGTCGCGCAAGAGCCGCTCGGCGTGCTCGGGCAGGCCGGTGAACTGGCCGGTGCGCTGGGTCCAGGTGTTGGCGAAGGGC from Deltaproteobacteria bacterium encodes:
- a CDS encoding acyltransferase family protein; its protein translation is MRELSIRERVDRLELPFDELGVDPYGVSKKHLRISLTPLAWMYRNYFRVKAHGVEHIPPRGRAMLIGNHSGGVALDGAMVLTSLFLEMDPPRLAHAMVEKFLNALPFANTWTQRTGQFTGLPEHAERLLRDDRVLLVFPEGARGTAKLYKERYSLVDFGTGFMRLALKTQSPIVPFGFIGGGDAIPTVTNLYKVGRMVGVPYIPVTPYGVMLPLPVGLEVYYGEPMHFQGNGNEDDGVINGYVEQVKNKIASLIENGRENRKGLVR